A region from the Algoriphagus machipongonensis genome encodes:
- a CDS encoding FG-GAP repeat domain-containing protein: MKINKSLSIALIALCSCNPISERKQPPPSLTQLASADLNLDGEQLANAYCASCHVKPEPEVLDKATWKDKVLPDMRKRMGLVIDEDFGTLMPIDMDVPKGIYSEVPLIKRKDWDKILDYYLANSPEQPLPQEQKIPVKKGIPGFELRQPKFDKDYTNLVTMLQIEPNSGDLWLGHRFKSVFVFDSKNGFELKDSIPTDTAPIDLKWLENGQDFELLTMGLMDPSNDSVGALVQYHKINEAWETSSVLSDLKRPVHLASEDFNGDGIEDLVVSEFGNHVGELSLYLSDGDVFKKQVLKAKPGARRVIIEDLDTDGDLDVLALMTQENEGFFAYLNQGDGSFKEKIILRFQPAFGSSDFRYEDMNADGLKDLVLVNGDNADLSQILKNFHGVRIFLNEGDFEFNQSWFYPMYGASGLEVDDFDQDGDVDLMAISFFPDPEQVPRQDLIYFEQTVKGEFLPFVPEIDFNSHWLTIAKGDLDLDGDQDVVVGSFEFQDLYQKVNHPWNPIIVLENTKE, encoded by the coding sequence ATGAAAATCAATAAATCCTTATCGATTGCTTTAATCGCACTTTGTTCCTGTAATCCCATTTCAGAAAGAAAGCAGCCACCTCCCTCACTCACCCAGTTGGCATCCGCAGATTTAAATCTTGATGGGGAGCAATTGGCAAATGCCTATTGTGCTAGCTGTCACGTGAAACCCGAACCAGAAGTTTTAGATAAGGCTACCTGGAAGGATAAGGTGCTTCCTGACATGAGGAAAAGGATGGGATTGGTAATTGATGAGGATTTTGGAACACTGATGCCAATTGATATGGATGTGCCAAAAGGCATATACTCAGAAGTTCCTTTGATCAAAAGAAAAGATTGGGATAAAATTCTTGATTATTATTTGGCTAATTCTCCTGAGCAACCTTTGCCCCAAGAGCAAAAAATACCTGTAAAAAAAGGAATTCCTGGTTTCGAATTAAGGCAACCGAAATTTGATAAGGATTACACAAATTTGGTCACCATGCTTCAAATTGAGCCTAATTCAGGAGATTTGTGGTTAGGACATCGTTTTAAATCTGTTTTTGTTTTTGACTCCAAAAATGGGTTTGAGCTGAAAGATTCTATTCCTACTGACACCGCGCCAATTGATTTGAAATGGCTAGAAAATGGGCAAGATTTTGAATTGTTGACAATGGGCTTGATGGATCCATCGAATGATTCTGTAGGGGCTTTAGTTCAATATCATAAAATTAATGAGGCTTGGGAGACCTCTTCTGTTCTTTCTGACCTCAAAAGGCCTGTGCATTTGGCAAGTGAGGATTTCAATGGAGATGGGATTGAAGATCTAGTCGTTAGTGAATTTGGAAACCATGTGGGAGAATTGAGTTTATATTTATCCGACGGAGATGTTTTTAAGAAACAGGTTTTGAAAGCAAAACCCGGGGCCAGAAGAGTAATTATTGAAGACTTAGATACTGATGGAGATTTGGATGTCTTAGCCTTGATGACACAAGAGAATGAAGGTTTCTTCGCTTACTTAAATCAAGGAGATGGAAGCTTTAAAGAGAAAATTATTTTACGTTTTCAACCAGCATTTGGATCTAGTGATTTCAGGTATGAAGACATGAATGCTGATGGTTTGAAAGATTTGGTTTTAGTCAATGGAGATAATGCAGATCTGTCCCAGATTTTAAAGAATTTCCATGGAGTCCGAATATTTTTGAATGAAGGGGATTTTGAGTTTAATCAATCTTGGTTTTACCCCATGTACGGAGCCAGTGGATTAGAAGTAGATGATTTTGATCAAGATGGTGATGTAGATTTAATGGCAATCTCTTTTTTTCCAGATCCTGAACAAGTACCAAGACAAGACCTGATTTATTTTGAACAAACCGTAAAAGGCGAATTTCTACCTTTTGTTCCTGAAATTGATTTTAATTCACATTGGTTGACTATAGCCAAAGGAGATTTGGATTTGGATGGAGATCAAGACGTAGTTGTGGGTTCTTTTGAGTTCCAAGATTTGTATCAGAAAGTAAATCACCCTTGGAATCCCATAATAGTCCTAGAAAACACAAAGGAATAA
- a CDS encoding CBS domain-containing protein has product MVKSFQGVRMAEPKKSPAAPILVKDHMSTKLVTFLPDDTIDMVLEVLTKRKISGAPVVDESGSLVGIISEVDCLKEIIKGKYTNTPKFPGKVKDHMSVDVITLGPELSIFDAAQKFLELKIRRFPVIRDGSLIGQISLSDIIRAFPKLKDTTW; this is encoded by the coding sequence ATGGTTAAGAGTTTTCAGGGAGTAAGAATGGCTGAGCCAAAAAAGTCTCCCGCAGCACCAATTTTGGTCAAAGATCATATGAGCACTAAGCTGGTGACCTTTCTTCCGGACGATACAATCGACATGGTTTTGGAAGTTCTCACCAAACGAAAAATTTCAGGCGCTCCTGTAGTGGATGAGTCTGGTAGCTTGGTTGGGATTATCTCAGAGGTAGATTGCTTGAAAGAAATTATCAAAGGGAAATACACTAACACTCCAAAGTTTCCGGGAAAAGTTAAGGATCACATGAGTGTAGATGTCATTACCTTGGGTCCTGAACTTTCGATTTTCGATGCTGCTCAGAAATTTTTAGAATTAAAAATAAGGCGATTTCCTGTGATAAGGGATGGTAGTTTGATCGGTCAGATAAGTTTGAGTGATATTATACGAGCTTTCCCTAAGCTGAAAGACACTACTTGGTAA
- a CDS encoding trans-sulfuration enzyme family protein, with the protein MSKHFETNSIRINPSKSNQKEHSSPLYLTSSFTFDSAEEARATFADEIEGNIYSRYANPNSTDLIDKICAAEGTEAGIATASGMAAMFGSIASLLQQGDHVLAARSLFGSTHQLLTRVFPKWGITSTYGDISDIHNWEKLVQPNTKMLFIETPSNPGLEIIDLEWAGNFAKAHNLILVVDNCFATPYLQQPAKWGAHIVTHSATKYIDGQGRVLGGLILGTEELMKEVQFFTRHTGPAISPFNAWILSKSMETLGVRMDRHCENALKTATYFEGNQEIDQVKYPFLKSHPQYELAKKQMKLGGGIITLTLKGGLERAKRFIDQLQMISVTANLGDSRSIVTHPASTTHSKLSEEERARVGITDGLVRLSVGLEHIDDIIEDVEKALNRSK; encoded by the coding sequence ATGAGTAAGCATTTTGAAACCAACTCCATTCGGATCAACCCATCCAAGTCAAATCAAAAGGAACACTCCTCTCCACTTTACCTTACCTCTAGCTTTACCTTTGATTCAGCAGAGGAGGCCAGAGCGACGTTTGCAGATGAAATTGAAGGCAATATCTATTCAAGGTATGCAAACCCTAATTCAACTGACTTAATCGATAAAATCTGTGCTGCAGAAGGCACCGAAGCAGGAATTGCCACCGCCTCAGGTATGGCAGCTATGTTTGGTAGTATCGCTTCCTTACTTCAACAAGGCGACCATGTGCTTGCTGCCAGATCCCTATTTGGTTCCACTCACCAACTGTTGACCAGAGTATTTCCTAAATGGGGAATCACCTCAACCTATGGAGATATTTCAGATATTCATAATTGGGAAAAATTAGTACAACCCAATACCAAAATGCTTTTCATAGAAACTCCATCGAACCCTGGATTGGAAATCATTGACTTGGAATGGGCCGGAAATTTTGCAAAAGCGCATAATTTGATCTTAGTAGTAGACAATTGCTTTGCAACCCCCTACCTCCAGCAACCTGCCAAATGGGGGGCACACATCGTTACTCATAGCGCCACAAAATATATCGACGGACAAGGTAGAGTATTAGGAGGTTTGATTTTAGGAACCGAGGAATTGATGAAAGAGGTCCAGTTTTTCACTCGCCATACCGGGCCTGCAATTTCTCCGTTTAATGCCTGGATTTTATCCAAAAGCATGGAAACATTGGGAGTAAGAATGGATAGGCATTGTGAAAACGCCTTGAAAACCGCTACTTATTTTGAAGGAAACCAAGAGATAGATCAAGTTAAATATCCCTTTTTAAAATCTCACCCTCAATATGAGTTAGCCAAAAAACAAATGAAGCTTGGGGGAGGAATAATTACCTTAACATTAAAGGGTGGCCTAGAAAGAGCAAAGCGCTTTATAGATCAGTTGCAAATGATTTCTGTGACTGCAAACCTAGGAGATAGCCGAAGCATCGTCACTCACCCCGCTTCCACTACACATAGCAAGCTTTCAGAAGAAGAAAGAGCAAGAGTTGGGATTACGGATGGCCTGGTAAGACTATCCGTTGGACTGGAGCATATAGACGACATTATTGAGGATGTAGAAAAAGCGCTAAACAGATCGAAGTAA
- the pth gene encoding aminoacyl-tRNA hydrolase — protein sequence MKYLLVGLGNIGPEYELTRHNIGFLTVDRLAEKENLTWKSDRLAFKTEYKFKGRSIHLIKPTTYMNLSGKAVNYWMKELQIPKENILIIVDEVALPFGKLRMKPKGSAAGHNGLKNIEALTGGQNYPRLRMGIGDDFPKGRQVDYVLGKFTQEEFDQLPEIMDQAIDMSLAFCTIGIQHTMNQFNN from the coding sequence ATGAAGTACCTCCTTGTCGGTTTAGGAAACATCGGACCTGAATATGAATTGACACGTCATAACATTGGCTTTTTAACAGTCGATAGGCTAGCTGAAAAAGAGAATTTAACTTGGAAAAGTGACCGCCTAGCTTTTAAAACTGAATACAAATTTAAGGGGAGATCTATTCACCTTATCAAACCTACCACTTACATGAACTTGAGTGGTAAAGCTGTGAATTACTGGATGAAAGAACTTCAGATTCCAAAAGAGAATATCCTCATTATCGTAGACGAGGTGGCATTGCCATTTGGGAAACTAAGAATGAAGCCCAAAGGTAGCGCAGCAGGTCATAATGGATTGAAAAATATAGAAGCACTTACTGGCGGACAAAATTACCCTCGATTAAGAATGGGAATAGGTGATGATTTCCCAAAAGGACGACAAGTAGATTACGTATTGGGCAAGTTTACTCAAGAAGAATTCGATCAATTGCCAGAAATCATGGACCAAGCAATAGACATGTCTTTGGCCTTTTGCACTATTGGCATCCAACATACCATGAATCAATTTAACAATTGA
- a CDS encoding 50S ribosomal protein L25/general stress protein Ctc, whose product MKTLEIIGFKRANLDSATLNEIRDSGNVPCVVYGPGIPEQIHFYAPAILFRDLIYTPEVHVVELNIEGTIVKAVLKEAQFHPVSEVLLHADFMAFTNDKPIKFEIPVKVSGSSPGLAKGGKLEFKTRSLKVKGLAGDLPDYIEADISKLDLGKSFKVSELKAEGFEILTSPNVSLVTIGIPRALRGKKVEEEGEEA is encoded by the coding sequence ATGAAAACACTAGAGATTATAGGGTTTAAAAGAGCAAATCTCGACAGTGCCACTCTAAACGAAATCAGAGATTCTGGCAATGTACCCTGTGTAGTTTACGGACCAGGCATTCCTGAGCAGATTCATTTCTATGCTCCGGCTATCTTGTTCAGAGATTTGATTTACACCCCTGAAGTTCACGTAGTAGAATTGAACATCGAAGGAACAATCGTAAAGGCTGTTTTGAAAGAAGCTCAATTCCACCCAGTAAGTGAAGTTCTTCTTCACGCTGACTTCATGGCTTTCACTAATGACAAGCCTATTAAATTTGAGATTCCTGTTAAAGTATCTGGAAGTTCTCCAGGACTTGCTAAAGGTGGTAAACTTGAATTTAAAACAAGATCTTTAAAAGTTAAAGGTTTAGCAGGTGATCTTCCAGATTACATTGAAGCTGACATTTCTAAGCTAGACTTAGGTAAGTCTTTCAAAGTTTCTGAATTGAAGGCAGAAGGTTTTGAAATCTTAACTAGCCCAAATGTTTCTTTGGTAACCATTGGTATCCCAAGAGCACTAAGAGGCAAAAAAGTAGAAGAGGAAGGCGAGGAAGCATAA
- a CDS encoding ribose-phosphate pyrophosphokinase codes for MSEVKIFSGGNSNILADQIAKNYGKKLGDLTISKFSDGELSPSFNESIRGCTVFIIQSTNPPSDNLLELCLMIDAAKRASAYKVCAVIPYFGYARQDRKDRPRVSIAAKAIANMITSAGADRIMTCDLHAGQIQGFFDIPLDHLNGSAIFVPYLNSLSLPNMIFASPDVGGVARARAYAKHFEVEMVVCDKHRKRANEVASMQVIGDVEGKDVILVDDLVDTAGTLCKAAEILTDKGATSVRAITTHGVLSGKAIDNIEKSVLEELVITDTIPLKQDSSKIRVLTVADLFAKAIHAVTGHTSISSLFI; via the coding sequence ATGTCCGAAGTCAAAATCTTTTCAGGTGGAAACAGCAATATTTTAGCAGATCAAATTGCCAAAAACTATGGAAAAAAATTAGGCGACCTAACCATCTCAAAGTTTAGTGATGGAGAATTATCACCTAGTTTTAATGAGTCTATCCGTGGTTGTACCGTCTTCATTATCCAAAGCACAAACCCTCCTAGTGATAATCTACTGGAGCTTTGCTTGATGATTGATGCAGCTAAAAGAGCTAGTGCCTATAAAGTATGTGCAGTGATTCCTTACTTTGGATATGCCAGACAAGATCGAAAAGACAGACCTCGGGTATCTATAGCAGCTAAAGCAATCGCAAATATGATCACTTCAGCAGGTGCAGATAGAATTATGACTTGTGATCTTCATGCTGGACAAATTCAAGGTTTTTTTGACATCCCTTTGGATCACTTAAATGGATCAGCTATCTTTGTGCCCTATTTGAATTCGCTGAGTTTACCCAACATGATTTTTGCATCTCCGGATGTAGGAGGAGTGGCTAGAGCAAGGGCATATGCAAAGCATTTTGAAGTAGAAATGGTAGTCTGTGATAAGCACAGAAAAAGAGCCAATGAAGTTGCTTCTATGCAGGTCATTGGGGACGTGGAAGGAAAGGATGTGATATTGGTAGATGATTTGGTAGACACTGCGGGAACGCTTTGTAAAGCTGCAGAAATCCTGACAGACAAAGGTGCCACTTCCGTCAGAGCTATTACCACACATGGAGTACTTTCAGGAAAAGCCATTGATAACATTGAAAAATCTGTTTTGGAGGAATTGGTTATTACTGATACGATTCCACTCAAACAAGATTCTTCAAAAATTAGAGTATTGACCGTTGCTGACTTGTTCGCCAAAGCTATCCATGCTGTAACAGGACACACTTCGATCAGTTCTTTATTTATTTAA